The Stieleria maiorica genome includes the window GATCACCGACGCGCTCGGTCAGTTTCTTCCAAGTGTCCCAATCGTCTTCGTCGCAACCGTCTTCGATGCTGCAGATCGGATACTTTTCGCACCAGTCGGCCAGGAAGTCGACCATTTCGTCGCCCGACAACTGCTTGCCGTCGATCGAGTACTTCTTTGATTCACGATCGTAGAATTCGGTCGATGCGGCATCCAACGCGATCCAAACCTGCTCGCCGGCTTTGTAGCCCGCTTGGTCGATCGCTTGCATGATGACGTCTAGGGCTTCCTGGTTGCTCTTCAAGTCCGGCGCGAAGCCGCCTTCGTCACCCACGGCGGTGTTGTAGCCCTTGCTGCTGAGCACCTTTTTCAGGTTGTGGAAAATCTCGGTTCCGCAACGCAGGGCGTCGCTGAATCGTTCGAATCCCAGCGGCATGACCATGAATTCTTGGATGTCGACGGAGTTGTCAGCGTGCTCACCACCATTGATGATGTTCATCATCGGGGCGGGCAACAAGCGAGCACCGACGCCACCGAGGTAGCGGAACAGGGGTTGCCCGGTCGAAGCGGCGGCGGCGTGTGCGGTGGCCAGCGAGACGCCCAGGATGGCGTTGGCACCCAGGTTGCTCTTGTTCTCGGTGCCGTCCAGAGCCAACATCGTGGCGTCGATTTCCGCTTGGTCCAGCGCGTCCATGCCTTGCAGGGCTTGGCCGATTTTCTCGTTGACGTTGTTGACGGCAGTTTGGACACCTTTGCCCATGAAAACCGACTTGTCGCCGTCACGCAGTTCCCAAGCTTCGTGGGCACCGGTGCTGGCACCACTCGGGACGGCCGCTCGGCCGTGGGCGCCGTCTTCCAGCAGAACTTCGCATTCGACGGTCGGATTGCCGCGGCTGTCCAGGATTTGGCGTGCGTGAATCGCTTCGATCAGGGTCATCGGGGACCTCTCAAGGGTGTTGGGGGTGTGGCGGGGAAGTGTTTTGTTGTCGACGAGCGCGTGCCATCGCTTGTCCATTTGGGCGGCATTCTGTCCAATGCAGGTCAAAGTGGCTACCCGCCAACCGTTTTTGACGCATTTTCCGCCGTTCTGCTAACTGCAATGTTCACTGGTCTGGTCGAAACAATGGGCGAGATTGTCGAAATCGTCGACGATCCGCCCGGAAAACGCCTCCGAGTCCGATCCCCACTGGTTTTCAGCGACGCGGCGATCGGCGACAGCATCTGCATCAACGGGTGCTGCTTGACGGTCGTCACGCTCGATGGCGACGTGGCCGATTTCGAAGCCGGCCTAGAAACGCTGTCGCGGACCAATCTGGGCAATTTGGTCGCCGGTGATCGCGTCAATCTGGAACGCTCGCTGGCTGTCGGCAGCCGGATGGGCGGCCATTACGTCAGCGGCCATGTCGACACGCTGGGCGAATTGATCGAAAGAACCGAAGACCCGCCCTGGGCGAACCTGCGGTTCCGCATCCCGACACAGTACGCCAGCCAAGTCGCCAGCAAGGGCAGCATCGCGATAGACGGGATCAGTTTGACGGTGGTCGACGCCGACGACGATTCCTTTTCCGTCGCGTTGATCCCGCACACCCTGGCGATGACAACGCTGGGATTTCGCAACGTCGGGGACGCCGTGAATCTGGAAACCGATCTTCTGGCCAAGTACGTTCAACGCTCGCTGGGGTTACTCTCGGACGACCAGATTGACGACCCCAAGCTCAATTCGGACGCATGAATCAACCACGTCAAACAGCCAGCTATCTCTCCAAACGACTCACCGAAGCCGGCTTGCGGCCGGTGTCGAAGTACGGCCAGAACTTTCTGATCGATCTGAACCTGGTCGACTTGATCGCCAATTCGGCCGAACTGCGAAAAACCGACGTCGTCTTGGAAATCGGCACCGGCGTCGGATCGTTGACCTCGCGGCTGTCCGATGCCGCCGGGGCGGTCCTGTCGGTCGAAATCGACAAGAATCTGCACCAGCTAGCCAGTGAAGAGTTGGCCGGTCGCCCGAACGTCAAGTTGTTGCAAGGTGACGCGCTGCGGAACAAGAATTCGCTGCGAGCTGATTTGATCGAGTTGATCACCGAGGCGATGCAGCGGATCGGCAGCGAGGCACGGTTCTTGTTGGTCGCCAATTTGCCATACAACGTGGCCACCCCGATCATTTCCAATCTGCTGCACCAATCGCCCGCGCCCGATGTGATGGTCGTGACCATTCAGAAGGAGCTGGCCGAAAGGATCGTCGCCGAGCCGGGGACGAAAGACTACGGGGCGCTCAGCATTTGGATCCAGTCGTTGTGTCGTGCGGAAATCGTGCGGATCCTCGGTCCCAAAGTCTTTTGGCCGCGACCAAAAGTCGACTCCGCGGTGATCCGTTTGGACTTGGAGCCGCAGCGTCGCGATGCCATCGCCGACCTGGATTATTTTCATCAGACCGTGCGAGCGTTGTTTTTCCACCGCCGAAAATTCTTGCGCAGCAACGTCATCAGCGCGATGAAAAACCGTCTCAGCAAACCGCAAGTCGACGAGGTATTACAGTCGCTCGGTCACGGCGAAACCGTGCGGGCCGAAGAACTTTCCGTCCAGCAAATCCAACAACTCGTCGAAGCCCTCCGCATCGCCGAGGCTAACGCGGGTTAGGCCCAGCCAATGCCAGCA containing:
- a CDS encoding riboflavin synthase; translated protein: MFTGLVETMGEIVEIVDDPPGKRLRVRSPLVFSDAAIGDSICINGCCLTVVTLDGDVADFEAGLETLSRTNLGNLVAGDRVNLERSLAVGSRMGGHYVSGHVDTLGELIERTEDPPWANLRFRIPTQYASQVASKGSIAIDGISLTVVDADDDSFSVALIPHTLAMTTLGFRNVGDAVNLETDLLAKYVQRSLGLLSDDQIDDPKLNSDA
- the rsmA gene encoding 16S rRNA (adenine(1518)-N(6)/adenine(1519)-N(6))-dimethyltransferase RsmA, giving the protein MNQPRQTASYLSKRLTEAGLRPVSKYGQNFLIDLNLVDLIANSAELRKTDVVLEIGTGVGSLTSRLSDAAGAVLSVEIDKNLHQLASEELAGRPNVKLLQGDALRNKNSLRADLIELITEAMQRIGSEARFLLVANLPYNVATPIISNLLHQSPAPDVMVVTIQKELAERIVAEPGTKDYGALSIWIQSLCRAEIVRILGPKVFWPRPKVDSAVIRLDLEPQRRDAIADLDYFHQTVRALFFHRRKFLRSNVISAMKNRLSKPQVDEVLQSLGHGETVRAEELSVQQIQQLVEALRIAEANAG
- the eno gene encoding phosphopyruvate hydratase, translating into MTLIEAIHARQILDSRGNPTVECEVLLEDGAHGRAAVPSGASTGAHEAWELRDGDKSVFMGKGVQTAVNNVNEKIGQALQGMDALDQAEIDATMLALDGTENKSNLGANAILGVSLATAHAAAASTGQPLFRYLGGVGARLLPAPMMNIINGGEHADNSVDIQEFMVMPLGFERFSDALRCGTEIFHNLKKVLSSKGYNTAVGDEGGFAPDLKSNQEALDVIMQAIDQAGYKAGEQVWIALDAASTEFYDRESKKYSIDGKQLSGDEMVDFLADWCEKYPICSIEDGCDEDDWDTWKKLTERVGDRVQLVGDDLFVTNVTRLQKGIDEGIANSILIKVNQIGSLTETIDAIQLAGRHGYTAVTSHRSGETEDSTIADLAVALCTGQIKTGSASRSDRMAKYNQLLRIEEMLGDAALYGGPHFAAKLK